Genomic window (Oryzias latipes chromosome 17, ASM223467v1):
AACACATTCACCTAAACCAGAACATTTGGACAAATCAACACATCTGTAAAAACAAATCCTCTAAGCAATAAACTACGTTACAAATAAAGCGAAAGAAATAAGAAGTGCTGTTCTTCTCCACTTCAGCCTTTTCCAGCAGCTCTGTGCTGAACAAGAGCAGAAACTCCAGGAATCTGGTTTGACGTCTACAGAAAAACACTGGAAAGAGCTAAACAATGTTACAGAACTCCAGCTAAATTTATAAAACGACAGaggacaagccacaaagctagATTCTAACATGAGAGCTGTTACAGCAGCTGTAGAAAGAGTAGAGCCTCTGCTCTGGAGGGAAAGCTTCCCGGTTCCAGAACACGCCTGAACGGTGTTGGAGTAACTCATTAGAAACGTCATGTGTTACAGTCACATGTTCATGTAGTGTAAGGCATTTTCCTTAGGAATATTCTGTTCGGTAACATCTGTACTAAATAAACCTGCTTCTCAAAACACAGTGGTGTCAAACAGCGAGACTATGAGATCATAATTTCATCTACTGCATAGTCATTTTCAGCTTTTCTGCTAAATATTTCCCCTCATTTAACTAGTTTTTGGTTCCACTCCATGAACCCAAACACCTTAACTTGTCCTTTGTGGTCCTAATGCTGGATTCTCCTGAAGCTAACCTGCCTTGTTGCTGTACTACATGTGTAGGTCCGTCTTTTGTGTACCTGGACCAAACTGACTAATGTTTAGGGTCGGTCCTCTCATTGTGCTTCCAGAGcgttcacttttttaaaacagtgtttCTGTTAAAACCCTAAAGCCGTCAACCAAATGTAAAATGCTGTGTGGTACATGTTTGGTTGATTTCTGAAGGTCCTGTGAAGGAAGCAACATAAAATAAGACAGGATTACTTTACAATCCTTCCATAGTAACATCGGAGGGTAAGGATTACTTTGACACGACTAGTAATATATCATTCAGTACAGTTTGGTAACTGGAACAAAGTTGTACCTGAAGTCTTTTTAGTAGAGTTTAAACGTATTGAACCCCACTTTAGTGTTGTGCTTTTGTGTGCTAGCCTGAAAATGTGCAAACACACCGTCTACCAACAAAAACCACATTTCAGCTCATTTATCAGCAGCCAATTCACACCAGGAATCCTCTTCAGGAGTTCCTAGCAAACTGGTGGAGAAAGGTCATCTTTACAGGACGGTCCGGTGTAAGCTCATGATTAAAGAAAGGGGTTTCTTAAAAACCAAGTGTATCAGGATTCCAGATGAGGGTGGTCAGACATGTTGGGCTTCCAGCAGCGTGGAAAGATGACGCGGCGGTTGCCTGTAGGTCAACAAAACGACTTTTGACTCCTCTGACCTTTGATAGCGACACACATCTGCGTGTGTCTACAAACCGCACCGGCTGTGGGTCCAAAAACCAGAAAGCTGGTCTGCAATAGCAATGTCCCCCaaccaaaacaaagaatgaagtGTAAAGTCTAGACCAGCAGTGGTGGGGATTTAGCAGGCACAGTCCTGGGACCTCGTGGACTGCTCTGTGAGCTGAGGCCCCTGCTTGGCTCCGGTGATCGTCGGGTCGTTGTTGTCCAGACTCTCCGCCATCCGTTCACAGATGATGTCCACGAGCCGCTCGAAAGTCTGCTTCACGTTGATGTTGTCCTTGGCACTCGCCTCAAAGAACTCAAATCCTGTCAGCAGGAAGGACAGAAAACGTGTCACAAAGCAGCTTGTACATTCATGTCAAACGTACTGACCGTGACGCCTGGTAACCGAAACATCAGTGTTTTTGGTTCTACAGTCTAAAACGCTGAGCTTTGTGTCTTTGCTTATCACTTCTGACCTTGAAAACAGAATTTAGGACCCAGTTCATCCACCAGAGGCGGAATGAGGGGCAACTCACAAACCGCTGAGGCCGTCATGCTGCAGTTTCTCCTGGAAACACGCTGTGAGAAATGCATTCAATGCACAGCACAGCGTTCTCTGGTTTAAGCAACCCTTCATTAGTGTCTAAACTGAAAACCTGTCTGCTGCTCGAACACTAAACCAGCGATAGTTCTCTGAACTAGGGATGTCcttattaggtttttttttggtcagatGAAAATCTGAGTCATTTGATTTGAGTATCTGGTGATACCGAGTCTGGACCAGACACTCTTTAATTaaccttcttttatcatttaCCTCTTGAGCTGATCAATTCTGTGAAGGAGCTTTAACAATCAAGTCCAAATATTGCAGCTATCATCAACTAGTAGAAATAGTTAACTATTACCTAGTCAAAACTGGTGATAATTGTGAGAAGTTTGGTGACtgaagctttagtatcttcagaacTATACTGGATCAGATGTGATTCTTTAAAACTGATACATTAATTATGACtttcttttcaaattgttgttgtAGCATAAATGAAGAATATTCATGACTAGCTCATATCAATGGAACCTTTTGTTAGTTTGGGTTGTTGTTTAGAGAAAATAGGATTCTTTATTTTAAGCTCTCTGCATGGGCCACATCtgcgtccgtctgtctgtcagcAGGACACCACCGttctcataaaaaacaaaacacaaccccgtttttgttctgttaaaaTGCTTCTGTAGGTCGGTGTTTGTGTTAAGACTACCCAATAAAGACACTTACTGTCAGTTATAAACGTTAAAAAATTATTGTTAAGGGAAGTCTAAAACTGCGAATATGCTGCTAGCATAGCTTAGCTAAGTTTAGCTTAGCTTAGTTTAGCCAAGTTAAGCTAAGTTGACCTGTTTTTGTGCGCCTCCTGCTGAATAAATGGCTATGATCTGTTCACGATAAGGAGACTTTTAGTAAAGTATTTGTCTGGAATATGAAGCTTGAAATTGAAAGCACTGACCATAATAAGACTAAATTAACTGTCTATACTGATCGGGCTACAACATCTGATTTTGATCTTTTACCATAGAAGGACTTTTTTCTTATTAAGGCACACGACCCTCATTTGATACCAGAAAGATCGGACCATTGTTTCATGTCACAACACTATGACCATTCAGAGTAGTTCAAATGTTAATTGTCTGAGTGCTAAAAAGTAATCAGATTTTGTTTTCCtactttattatattttattccaCTCATTATTTTGGACAGCCCAATTTACTCCACCATAAAACCCGGTAGTTAGACCTGAAGCATAAATAACATCCATGACACAAAAGTTATCGAGTGAGAAATGGAAGAGCGGAAATCTGGATCAGAAACTTTATTTCTTGAATTAAACTCCAACTTGTTTTTGATCAAATGCCTAAATAAAATCTAATGAGAGAGATTAAACTTCCCGGGAAGAAACCTGTCGACTGTGACCCAAAGTCCACAGAGGTCAGCAGAGGTCAGCGCTCAGAGCCACTCCTGCCACTCATTTTATCAACAAAACCCCCACTACTGGAGCTACAGGACCATATGTTGGACAAAATGAATTCACCAGATCAAAAGGCACCAGACGCTCAGTTTATGCTATTAGATTCCATTGAAGCTTTGGTGAAGCGGCTCGCGGGTCGACTGTGAGTCATGTGAGCTACTAAAGTGGGCGTTGACAGCACCAGCTGCTTGAATAAACATGTAGtagttacatacaaactacaTGCTTGTACGTAACTAcaggcaggccacaagcttcatGATCCATGAACGTCCTTGTTTTCCTGATCTGATCTGGAATccggatcagaactggacggatggatagatctgatactgctgctgtttttgttttgtagctaatgttagcttggaggtgtgaggggctgtaagctagagggagggagtgtaaacaaagggatgatgggaaatcatcCTGGGCCAacaatcctgcccacaactcagaggagaatttctaatgaactcctgccgctctgcagaaactacgtcctagaaaacaacacaggttttagattttggccaaaaatgacaaaatcatgacaaaaagacgactgggaacattttaacaacagatcagaagatgactctaaaacacaataaatggaATGATATGGGAATCGATCAGGTTGTCTTACAACCAGCAACCTTGAAGCCTGAGCTGTCGACCACCTAAatgagccgccatcagtgtgaaCGGGACTGTGAGCGATAAGCGCTTCAGGCCttaaagaaggtagaaaagagcTACATGAACGCAGTCCATGAACGCCCCTCCTGGGGCGAGATTACTGGCTGAAAGTCAGACTTACCCAGCTGCTCAGACAGCAGACGGCCCCTCTCTGAAGCCACCACCCGCTCGTCCTCCACGTCGCACTTGTTTCCCACCACCAGGACCTGCGCATTGTCCCATGAATATGTCTTGATTTGGGTCGACCTACAAACACATTCAGATTTTTAAAGTTCAACAAACAGTCTGAAACCAAGGACATAGTGGACAATGAAACAAGGCTGCTGCATAATTGGATTGGCCAACCGTGCCTACCATAAGAATTATGATGCtgtaaaaagccttttttgaaATATGGATGATAATTAGTCAAAAgtgctcaatagctctgaagacaCTGAAGTTactgtcaccaaactttctaGTAGGACAGGAAGGTCATGATGAAGGTCATGGTGACAGCAGCTTCAGtgtcttcagagctattgagcacCTTTAGTttgattcatatctctattaacATTTgacatgtatttgtttttgacacattatagatttttacagaatggtctTTTCTCTGaacttgcactttgttgacggccCCTTAGCGACCAGCTTGCTGCTGTGTATCCATTTACAGTTCGAAGAGAACAAATCTcattaaaaggcagaaaaacaatcttttttctttggaaatgCATCTGTAGTTCACTCTCAGTGTTAATAGAAAAGGATGGAGATACtctctgtcacatttgaacgtttgtcagaagagttattgaggaCAGAAGTCAGAATCTGTGAAGAACTTTACAGAACTGatatttgtcttattttcatagtgacaataaaaataataaaatagtcCCCTAATTTTacttagtttttattttcccctcttgggttaatgcgggacagtgAGCCTTCAAAGTGAGTCACAGAGACAGAAGAACCACGGCTTTTAGAGCAGGAGAGAAGCTCCTGTTACCGTGAAAAAACTATGAATATTATTaatgcaaaggtgagatagcacctgtgctcaggtgagagTTTGTCTTCTActgtggtggatgatggaaaaGAGGAGGGGGAGTCCCAGTCACCCCCACACCAAAACACCCCAAGATCCCTCAGGACAACCACCAAATAGTTAAGTAAAGGAAATCCATAAAGGAGTCATTTGACAGCGTTTTGCCTCACCAGTCCTGCACAGCATTAAAGGAGTCCTCGTTGGTGATGTCATACATGAGGATAAAGCCCATGGCTCCCCTGTAATAGGCTGTGGTGATGGTTCTGTACCGCTCCTGACCAGCCGTGTCCTATAGGGACAAGAAGAACCAAAGCAGACAGAAGCAGAATGAATGTGACCATCaggtaaaaactaaaaattaactTTAGAAATACCGTCATTCTTCTGGAGTCCTGAATGGTTTAATACTGTTTCAAGGCATTTGTGAAAGAGACCCCAACATCGGGGTGTTTAGATGGTGCATGACTGTATTCACTGCTGTGGCCAGTAGGTTATAGCAAGATCCTCCCCTAATGATCCAgctgtaggggcatttggagctgtagtggtgtccaaaaaaagcttttttaaggGGGAGCCGTAGTGACTTAAGATGGGTATCCCTCTGCTGGTAGGGTGATTGATCCACATTAGACGTGGGACAAACGCGTTTCTTCAGGTGAGTGTGGTCTGAAGCACAgacgtttacatttaaatccaagtaatgactttgtttttgaatgcctttttatttttttatttgcttttgcatgacttttaaagttataaaaccgacGTTTTTTACGAGCGCTGGCAGCTCCACGCTAATGTAACTGACCGGGCGAtgactattgatgacatcatcgagtGGTAGCAGCGTCTGGACTTGAAGACACTATTTCTCCATAACTCTCCgtttggagggataaatgtaggggaAGGAATTCGGATTCAGCCACAGactttgttgttcttgttggaaagtaaataaaatggaatcaTCTTATTTTTCTGTACCAGTTTGACAGCAGCTttgtttctttgtcatttttgctgctGGTACTGAATAACTACTCTAAGAGCATGATGGCGTCACTTGGATGTTGGATAAAAACACCAGTTTTCTCTTGTAACTGACCAATCCCTTTCTGCAGAATACCAGCACAATAGTCAGCATCCGTGTTCTTTAAAGATAACGCCACTACATATGAGATTAAATAGTTCCTTGGACTAAAGAGTCTAACGTTACAAAAAATTCAACAAACATGCCAGGCACAAATTCTTCCCCTAcgattatttgaaaaaacaaaaacccccaATGATCCTGAGTATCTTTCTTAAAACTATatatctttaaagtcccactccaatcgtcttttgatctattttcaaagcgctcccagtggtcttttaattatgatgatgcagtttttacccCAAATCTAtgaacctgtgtcgttttctaggacatacacTATAccaccaaaagtattggctcagcCATCCAAATGATCACAATCAGGTGTCCTGATCACTcggccacaggtgtataaaatcatcACTCAGACTGTTTTCACAGGCATTTGTGACAAAATGTTCCGCTCTCAGGACTCAGTGAAATCCAGCCTGGAACCGTCATGTCACCTGGTCAACAAATCCAGTGGTGAAATGTCTTCACTCCTAAATATTGCACAGTCAGCTGTCAGTTCTGTCAGaacaaaatgaaagactttgggtacaacagcagctcagacaCCAAGTGGTAGACCATGTGaactgatggagaggggtcagAGGATGCTGACGCACAAAGAGGTCACAGACTTTCTGCAGTCAGtagctacagagctccaaacgtcATGTGACCATCAGATTACAAGTCCAgcacgcagagagcttcatggaatgggtttccatggtgaGCAGCTGCATCagagccacac
Coding sequences:
- the LOC101164677 gene encoding ras-related protein Rab-3A, with translation MASANSTYGQKESTDQNFDFMFKILIIGNSSVGKTSFLFRYADDSFTPAFVSTVGIDFKVKTIYRNDKRIKLQIWDTAGQERYRTITTAYYRGAMGFILMYDITNEDSFNAVQDWSTQIKTYSWDNAQVLVVGNKCDVEDERVVASERGRLLSEQLGFEFFEASAKDNINVKQTFERLVDIICERMAESLDNNDPTITGAKQGPQLTEQSTRSQDCAC